One window of the Brevundimonas goettingensis genome contains the following:
- a CDS encoding alpha/beta fold hydrolase, which produces MPLIPLLKLVFGLLSLLILGTAVWLFWTWWGGYLIPADDGVGLVFVRDTWRLWTGLGLLAFSFMGRPLVTVLLARSDTDPSTARREDGVFIDGVDASLYVERRGAGSGLPLVLTHGWGLDSTIWDYASRALGARHPLVVWDLPGLGRSKVKPSGVTLPAFAEDLRRVVMSSSDGRVVLVGHSIGGMTIQTLVRDRPDFVRDRVAGVVLINTTYTNPLRTMIVSRLLRALQKPVLEPVFHVMAWLQPLFWLGAWQGYLSGSAHMANRLGFGRYVTRSQLEHTTLLATRNPPGVQARGNLAMFHWDATGALRDLGVPLLVLGGEVDIVTRPDASKVMAAETPEAALEMIDGVNHMGFLERADSYHLAIETFVASLPAPVDLQPPGLGVVTALR; this is translated from the coding sequence ATGCCCCTTATCCCTCTTCTCAAGCTGGTCTTCGGCCTGCTGTCCCTCCTCATCCTGGGAACGGCGGTCTGGCTGTTCTGGACCTGGTGGGGCGGCTATCTGATCCCGGCCGACGACGGCGTCGGTCTGGTCTTCGTCCGCGACACCTGGCGTCTCTGGACCGGTCTGGGTCTGCTGGCCTTTTCCTTCATGGGGCGGCCGCTCGTTACGGTGCTCCTGGCCCGGAGCGACACCGACCCGTCGACCGCGCGCCGCGAGGACGGCGTCTTCATCGATGGCGTGGACGCGAGCCTCTATGTCGAGCGCCGCGGCGCCGGATCGGGGCTTCCGTTGGTCCTGACTCACGGCTGGGGGCTGGACAGCACCATCTGGGACTATGCCTCGCGGGCCCTCGGCGCCCGTCATCCGCTGGTGGTCTGGGATCTTCCCGGTCTCGGCCGTTCGAAGGTGAAACCATCCGGCGTCACCCTCCCCGCCTTCGCCGAGGATCTGCGCCGGGTTGTCATGAGCTCCAGCGACGGGCGCGTCGTCCTTGTCGGCCACAGCATCGGCGGCATGACCATCCAGACCCTGGTCCGCGACCGTCCGGATTTCGTGCGGGACCGCGTCGCCGGCGTGGTCCTGATCAACACCACCTACACCAATCCCCTTCGGACGATGATCGTCTCGCGCCTTCTCAGGGCCTTGCAGAAGCCCGTGCTTGAGCCCGTCTTTCATGTCATGGCCTGGCTTCAACCGCTCTTCTGGCTCGGCGCCTGGCAGGGCTACCTCAGCGGCTCGGCGCACATGGCCAACCGCCTCGGCTTCGGTCGCTATGTGACCCGCAGCCAACTAGAGCACACGACCCTGCTGGCGACCCGCAATCCGCCGGGCGTCCAGGCGCGCGGCAATCTGGCGATGTTCCACTGGGACGCGACCGGAGCCCTGCGTGACCTCGGCGTCCCCCTGCTGGTCCTCGGCGGTGAGGTCGACATCGTCACCAGGCCCGACGCCAGCAAGGTCATGGCCGCGGAGACGCCTGAAGCCGCTCTCGAGATGATCGACGGCGTCAACCACATGGGCTTCCTGGAGCGAGCGGACAGCTACCACCTCGCCATCGAGACCTTCGTCGCGTCCCTGCCCGCCCCCGTCGACCTGCAACCACCCGGCCTCGGAGTCGTGACCGCTCTCCGGTGA
- a CDS encoding helicase-related protein, whose translation MSSSLSDQTTVPIIGELSLVDGPIPADITDPPRKAPAAAVAARLTEELADHPGDLVFLATNERRADEIASALGALGSATAADILVLPPWDCLPYDRAAPSRESMGRRMAVLAALKAPEADLKRWVVTSPEAAMQRTPPHDVVGHAFRVHVGDTLDRAALTVFARNWGYVTDDRIDEPGEIALMGEVVDVYPPAAAGPFRISLSEDDVIQSIKAFDAVSQRSGEEVSSLRLDPANERRLGENEDEDFDTTGLEHRLSERYDGLSSMFEFLPSATIRHEAGVDTRIARIDSQIAEAFEARRAFGDTDGLRPLPPTSLYLTTEEMMADLSRSEVLSVKGVTPAPKFAREKASGPALRAFIKEQREADRRVVLVGLPHELRVVSRLLKRSGVEAPQSIASWDEARKASPGALTALTADLDQGFVDDRQALVVITPSDVTGGRIARATAATTNPFGETELRAGDVVIHEDHGLGVLQALEMIEADGVERDVLRLEYHGGATVLAPIEAFSRIWRYGSEAGAVTLDRLNTQGWIKRRAEVSARIDETAAVMVEQARARAALSTPAIAPPRAAYEKFAAGFPFPESADQMAAIEAVVGDLASGKPMNRLVCGDVGFGKTEVALRAAAVVALSGRQVMIVAPTTVLARQHYSLFKRRFEEAGIAVGQLSRMTDSAEARKVKAGLADGSLRVVVGTQALASESLSFADLGLVVIDEEHRFGAKMKAELSARAPHVLGLTATPIPRTLQGAMVGIQDVSVIASPPARRRPIRTFLTDFDAGSVRIALMREAARGGQSFVVAPRIEDLGALQQQLSKLVPELKVVVAHGELSPDDMDAVMTGFAAGDGDVLLATNIIENGLDVPRANTILVWRPDRFGLAQLHQLRGRVGRGRRQGYAYLLSDPQAPLSENTLSRLQTLEALDRLGSGFAISARDLDLRGGGDLVGDEQAGHIRLIGASLYQRVLGRALKIARGEPALDLAPPKLNLTSAGYLPVDYVPDPTTRINLYARLARLTAVEDIDAFHEEIEDRFGPLPEGASLLLSAARLTALALAAGVTDITSGPKATAFTVSPIVAKSLADTLALTPQRRWSKDRLIVDADGATPHDPAFVETVLTELASA comes from the coding sequence ATGTCCTCTTCTCTGTCCGACCAGACGACCGTCCCGATCATCGGCGAACTCTCACTCGTCGACGGACCGATACCGGCCGACATCACCGATCCGCCGCGCAAGGCCCCGGCTGCGGCGGTCGCGGCGCGGCTGACGGAGGAACTTGCTGATCATCCGGGCGACCTCGTCTTTTTGGCGACGAACGAGCGGCGGGCCGATGAGATCGCCTCGGCCCTGGGCGCGCTCGGATCCGCGACAGCGGCGGACATTCTGGTCCTGCCGCCGTGGGATTGCCTTCCCTACGACCGCGCCGCCCCGTCCCGCGAGAGCATGGGGCGGCGGATGGCGGTTCTGGCAGCGTTGAAGGCTCCTGAGGCGGACCTGAAGCGCTGGGTGGTGACCAGCCCCGAGGCCGCCATGCAGCGCACGCCGCCGCACGACGTGGTCGGCCACGCCTTTCGCGTACACGTCGGCGATACGCTGGATCGGGCGGCGCTAACGGTGTTCGCGCGGAACTGGGGCTATGTGACGGACGACCGTATCGACGAGCCCGGCGAAATCGCCCTGATGGGCGAGGTCGTCGATGTCTATCCGCCCGCCGCCGCCGGCCCGTTCAGGATCTCACTGTCAGAAGACGACGTCATCCAGTCGATCAAGGCGTTCGACGCGGTCAGCCAGCGCAGCGGCGAGGAGGTCTCGTCCCTGCGACTGGATCCGGCCAACGAACGCCGGTTAGGCGAGAACGAGGACGAGGATTTCGACACCACGGGTCTGGAGCACCGCCTGTCGGAACGCTACGACGGCCTGTCCAGCATGTTCGAATTCCTGCCGTCCGCAACGATCCGTCATGAGGCCGGTGTGGACACCCGCATCGCCCGGATCGACTCCCAGATCGCCGAGGCCTTCGAGGCCCGGCGCGCCTTCGGCGACACGGACGGCCTGCGTCCGTTGCCGCCCACAAGTCTATACCTGACGACTGAAGAGATGATGGCCGACCTGTCGAGGTCCGAGGTCCTGTCCGTAAAGGGCGTGACGCCGGCCCCGAAGTTTGCGCGGGAGAAGGCGTCGGGTCCCGCGCTCAGGGCCTTTATCAAGGAACAGCGTGAAGCGGACCGCCGTGTCGTCCTCGTCGGCCTGCCTCACGAACTCCGGGTCGTCAGCCGTTTGTTGAAGCGCAGCGGCGTCGAGGCGCCGCAGAGCATCGCGTCCTGGGACGAAGCCCGCAAGGCGTCACCGGGCGCCCTGACCGCCCTGACGGCGGACCTGGATCAGGGGTTTGTCGACGACCGGCAGGCCCTGGTGGTGATCACCCCCTCGGACGTCACCGGCGGCCGCATCGCGCGGGCGACCGCAGCGACGACCAACCCCTTCGGCGAGACGGAACTCCGGGCCGGCGACGTCGTGATCCACGAGGACCACGGGCTGGGCGTCCTGCAGGCGCTGGAGATGATCGAGGCCGACGGCGTGGAGCGTGACGTCCTGCGGCTGGAGTATCACGGCGGGGCGACGGTGCTGGCGCCCATTGAGGCCTTCTCGCGCATCTGGCGCTATGGTTCCGAGGCCGGTGCGGTAACGCTCGACAGGCTGAACACCCAGGGCTGGATCAAGCGACGCGCCGAGGTCAGCGCCCGGATCGACGAGACGGCGGCGGTCATGGTCGAACAGGCCCGGGCCCGCGCCGCCCTCTCGACGCCCGCTATCGCGCCGCCGCGCGCAGCCTATGAGAAATTCGCCGCCGGCTTCCCCTTCCCCGAGTCAGCGGACCAGATGGCGGCGATCGAGGCTGTCGTCGGCGACCTGGCCTCCGGCAAGCCGATGAACCGGCTGGTCTGCGGGGACGTCGGGTTTGGCAAGACAGAGGTCGCCCTGCGGGCCGCCGCCGTCGTCGCCTTGTCCGGCCGACAGGTCATGATCGTGGCGCCGACCACGGTCCTCGCCCGCCAGCATTACTCTCTCTTCAAGAGGCGCTTCGAAGAGGCCGGGATCGCCGTCGGGCAGCTGTCGCGGATGACCGACAGCGCGGAAGCCCGCAAGGTGAAAGCGGGTCTGGCGGATGGCTCTCTCCGGGTCGTGGTCGGCACCCAGGCCCTCGCGTCGGAAAGCTTGTCCTTCGCCGATCTGGGTCTTGTGGTGATCGACGAAGAGCACCGCTTCGGGGCAAAGATGAAGGCAGAGCTGTCGGCGCGCGCCCCCCACGTCCTGGGGCTCACCGCCACCCCGATCCCCCGCACTCTGCAGGGCGCCATGGTCGGGATCCAGGATGTCAGCGTCATCGCCAGTCCGCCGGCGCGACGGCGGCCGATCCGCACCTTCCTGACCGATTTCGACGCCGGCTCGGTGCGGATCGCGCTGATGCGGGAAGCCGCCCGTGGCGGACAGAGCTTCGTTGTCGCGCCCCGCATCGAGGACCTCGGGGCGTTGCAGCAGCAGCTTTCGAAACTGGTCCCGGAACTCAAGGTCGTCGTCGCCCACGGGGAACTGTCTCCCGACGACATGGATGCGGTGATGACCGGCTTCGCGGCGGGCGATGGCGACGTCCTGCTGGCGACCAATATCATCGAGAACGGCCTGGACGTGCCGCGCGCCAACACCATTCTGGTCTGGCGACCGGACCGGTTCGGTCTCGCACAGCTGCACCAGCTGCGCGGACGGGTCGGGCGCGGCCGGCGGCAGGGCTACGCCTATCTGCTCAGCGACCCGCAGGCGCCGTTGTCGGAGAACACCCTGTCGCGGCTGCAGACGCTGGAGGCGCTGGACCGGCTGGGCTCGGGCTTCGCCATCAGCGCGCGAGACCTCGACCTCCGGGGCGGCGGCGACCTCGTCGGCGACGAACAGGCCGGCCACATCCGCCTGATCGGCGCCAGCCTGTATCAGCGGGTGCTGGGACGGGCGCTCAAGATCGCGCGCGGCGAGCCGGCCCTCGATCTGGCGCCGCCCAAACTCAATCTGACCTCAGCGGGGTATTTGCCCGTCGACTACGTCCCCGACCCGACCACCCGCATCAACCTTTACGCCCGCCTCGCCCGGCTGACGGCGGTCGAGGACATCGACGCCTTCCACGAAGAGATCGAGGACCGGTTCGGCCCCCTGCCGGAGGGCGCGTCACTGCTGTTGAGCGCCGCCCGTCTGACGGCCCTCGCGCTCGCCGCGGGAGTGACGGATATCACCTCGGGGCCCAAGGCCACCGCCTTCACGGTCAGCCCAATCGTTGCGAAGTCGCTTGCCGACACCCTCGCCCTGACGCCCCAACGAAGGTGGTCGAAGGACCGGTTGATCGTCGACGCCGATGGGGCCACGCCTCATGACCCCGCCTTCGTGGAGACTGTACTGACAGAGCTGGCCTCCGCATGA
- the glf gene encoding UDP-galactopyranose mutase, giving the protein MDRPHPPLALEGASVVSLAGLGREPDALICFSHLRWDFVFQRPQHLMGRFAAARPVIYFEEAVAIGLDETPRLALREEPTGVTVATPLIPGRLGAEERDHTVKTLLDALVRDRDILRPILWYYTPMMLPISRHIEPSAVVYDCMDELANFRFAPPALRPLEQELIATADVIFTGGYSLYEAKQHLHANIHPFPSSVDRAHFAQTRRMPARASTGPVLGFYGVLDERMDLELIAAVADARPDWTIVMVGPVVKISPDELPRRSNIHYPGSADYADLPARLAEWDVALMPFAINESTRFISPTKTPEYLSAGKPVVSTPIRDVVRHYGDLAAVGIADTAEAFVAACETALAQAADCNGAWLAESDAALADLSWDQTYIRMNALIERAAVARTKAVSTPDRRPKAPLAHYDVLIVGAGFAGSVLAERLASESGQRVLIVDRRPHVGGNAFDRLDHTGVMIHQYGPHIFHTNSAEVFAYLSRFTRWRPYEHRVLAQVGETLVPMPINRTTLNILFGLDLQNDEQAAGFLASRAEPVSVVRTSEDVVVSAIGRELYETFFRGYTRKQWGLDPSQLDKSVTSRVPTRTNTDDRYFTDTFQAMPLDGYTAMFERMLDHENIEVRTGVEYRDVARMVAHDRLVFTGPIDEFFDYRYGRLPYRSLKFRHETHPQETFQPVANVNFPDEATPFTRITEYKHLTGQMHPSTSITYEYPTAEGDPYYPIPRPENHALFKRYEALAAERPEVSFVGRLATYRYYNMDQVVGQALATYRKLAPSLKVSVSDAAAVGLG; this is encoded by the coding sequence ATGGACCGTCCCCATCCCCCGTTGGCGCTCGAAGGCGCGTCTGTCGTTTCCCTCGCCGGTCTGGGCCGCGAGCCCGACGCGCTGATCTGCTTCTCCCACCTGCGGTGGGATTTCGTATTTCAGCGCCCCCAGCATCTCATGGGCCGGTTCGCCGCCGCCCGTCCGGTGATCTATTTCGAGGAAGCCGTCGCAATCGGCTTGGACGAGACCCCTCGCCTCGCGCTCCGCGAAGAGCCGACGGGCGTCACCGTTGCGACGCCGCTCATTCCCGGCCGCCTTGGCGCTGAAGAGCGCGACCACACCGTAAAGACGCTGCTGGACGCCCTGGTCCGCGACCGAGACATCCTGCGGCCCATCCTCTGGTACTACACGCCGATGATGCTGCCGATCTCGCGGCACATCGAGCCCTCGGCTGTCGTCTACGACTGCATGGACGAGCTGGCGAATTTCCGCTTCGCCCCCCCCGCCCTGCGTCCCCTGGAGCAGGAGCTGATCGCCACCGCGGACGTGATCTTTACGGGCGGATACAGTCTGTATGAGGCCAAGCAGCATCTGCACGCCAATATCCACCCCTTCCCGTCCAGCGTTGATCGCGCCCATTTTGCGCAAACCCGCAGGATGCCGGCACGCGCCTCGACCGGCCCCGTTCTCGGCTTCTACGGCGTCCTCGACGAGCGAATGGATCTGGAACTGATCGCCGCCGTGGCCGACGCCCGGCCGGACTGGACGATCGTCATGGTCGGACCGGTCGTGAAAATCTCCCCCGACGAACTGCCGCGACGTTCCAACATCCACTACCCGGGCAGCGCCGACTATGCCGATCTGCCCGCAAGGCTGGCGGAATGGGACGTGGCCCTGATGCCGTTCGCCATCAACGAGTCCACCCGCTTCATCAGCCCGACCAAGACCCCGGAGTATCTGTCCGCGGGCAAGCCCGTGGTCTCCACACCGATCCGCGACGTCGTCCGCCACTATGGCGACCTGGCCGCCGTCGGGATCGCGGACACGGCCGAGGCCTTCGTGGCGGCCTGCGAAACCGCGCTGGCGCAAGCCGCGGATTGCAACGGCGCCTGGCTCGCCGAAAGCGATGCAGCCCTGGCCGACCTGTCCTGGGACCAGACCTATATCCGCATGAACGCCCTGATCGAGCGCGCCGCCGTGGCGCGAACCAAGGCCGTATCGACGCCCGATCGGCGACCGAAGGCGCCGCTCGCCCACTACGACGTCCTGATCGTCGGCGCCGGGTTCGCAGGGTCGGTTCTGGCCGAGCGGCTGGCGTCGGAGAGCGGCCAGCGCGTCCTGATTGTGGATCGACGTCCGCACGTGGGGGGCAACGCCTTCGACCGGCTCGACCACACCGGCGTCATGATCCACCAATACGGACCCCACATCTTCCACACCAACTCGGCAGAGGTGTTCGCCTATCTGTCGCGCTTCACCCGCTGGCGTCCCTACGAGCATCGCGTTCTGGCCCAGGTCGGCGAAACTCTCGTGCCGATGCCGATCAATCGGACGACGCTGAACATCCTGTTCGGGCTCGATCTGCAGAACGACGAGCAGGCCGCCGGCTTCCTCGCCTCTCGCGCCGAGCCGGTGTCAGTAGTGCGGACGTCGGAGGACGTCGTGGTCTCGGCCATCGGGCGCGAGCTCTACGAGACCTTCTTCCGCGGTTATACCCGCAAGCAGTGGGGTCTGGATCCGTCCCAGCTCGACAAGTCGGTGACCTCGCGCGTGCCGACGCGGACCAATACCGACGACCGCTACTTCACAGATACCTTCCAGGCTATGCCACTGGACGGCTACACGGCCATGTTCGAGCGGATGCTGGACCACGAGAATATCGAGGTCCGGACCGGGGTCGAATACCGGGATGTCGCCCGGATGGTCGCCCACGACCGCCTGGTATTCACGGGTCCGATCGACGAATTCTTCGACTATCGCTACGGCCGCCTGCCTTATCGGTCGCTGAAGTTCCGGCACGAGACCCACCCGCAGGAGACCTTCCAGCCGGTGGCCAACGTCAACTTTCCGGACGAGGCGACGCCGTTCACGCGCATCACCGAATACAAGCACCTGACCGGCCAGATGCACCCGTCGACCAGCATCACCTACGAATATCCGACCGCGGAGGGCGACCCCTACTATCCGATTCCGCGCCCGGAGAACCACGCGCTGTTCAAACGCTATGAAGCGCTGGCGGCTGAACGGCCCGAGGTCAGTTTCGTCGGGCGGTTGGCGACCTACCGGTACTACAACATGGACCAGGTTGTGGGTCAGGCTCTGGCGACCTATCGCAAGCTCGCGCCGTCCCTGAAAGTCTCGGTGTCCGACGCCGCCGCCGTCGGCCTCGGGTGA
- the galE gene encoding UDP-glucose 4-epimerase GalE, with protein MPGPCILVTGGAGFIGSHTSKALSRAGYTPVVYDNLSNGHVEAVKWGPLIIGDVRDANHLAEAMREYSVAGVIHFAGLIEVGRSVSRPDLFWDHNLNGVAAVVSAMRRSGTARLVFSSTAAVYGAPAEMSRLREADRLAPINPYGDSKLAGERLIAASCAAFDLEAVALRYFNAAGADPEGDLGEAHYPETHLIPLAIEATMGGAPLTVFGSDYPTPDGSCVRDYIHVADLARAHVLALQVGGLDAGFEAMNLGRGVGSSVREIIAAVTAACGRHPAVVEGGRRAGDPPMLVADPAAAMERLGWSPQVRDLATIVDTAVAWRRGCGFGPARQGPAAA; from the coding sequence ATGCCGGGGCCCTGCATACTCGTCACCGGCGGCGCCGGATTCATCGGGTCACACACTTCCAAGGCCCTGTCTCGCGCCGGCTATACGCCCGTCGTCTATGACAACCTGTCGAACGGGCACGTCGAGGCGGTGAAATGGGGGCCGCTGATCATTGGCGACGTCCGGGACGCCAACCACCTCGCCGAGGCCATGCGAGAGTATTCGGTCGCGGGCGTGATCCATTTCGCGGGTCTGATCGAGGTGGGTCGATCCGTCAGCCGCCCGGACCTGTTCTGGGATCACAACCTCAACGGCGTTGCCGCCGTGGTCTCGGCCATGCGACGCTCGGGCACGGCACGGCTGGTGTTTTCCTCGACCGCCGCCGTCTACGGCGCGCCGGCGGAGATGTCCCGGTTGCGGGAGGCGGACCGTCTTGCGCCGATCAATCCCTATGGCGACTCCAAGCTGGCGGGAGAACGTCTGATCGCCGCCTCCTGCGCGGCGTTCGATCTGGAGGCTGTGGCGCTGCGATACTTCAATGCAGCGGGGGCGGATCCCGAGGGCGACCTGGGCGAGGCCCATTATCCCGAGACCCATCTCATCCCGCTGGCCATCGAGGCAACTATGGGCGGAGCGCCGCTGACGGTGTTCGGATCGGACTATCCCACGCCTGACGGCTCCTGCGTCCGGGACTATATCCATGTCGCCGATCTCGCCCGCGCCCACGTCCTCGCGCTGCAGGTCGGCGGTCTGGACGCCGGGTTCGAGGCCATGAACCTGGGGCGCGGCGTCGGATCGTCAGTGCGCGAGATCATCGCTGCGGTCACCGCAGCCTGCGGCCGTCATCCGGCGGTTGTCGAGGGGGGCCGGCGTGCAGGCGATCCGCCGATGCTGGTGGCTGATCCGGCGGCCGCAATGGAGCGCCTTGGCTGGAGTCCGCAGGTGCGGGACCTCGCCACCATCGTCGATACTGCCGTGGCGTGGCGTCGGGGATGCGGATTTGGACCCGCGAGACAGGGGCCGGCCGCCGCCTGA
- a CDS encoding zinc-dependent alcohol dehydrogenase, giving the protein MRALTWHGKHNVQVDTVPDPKIVNPRDAIIKITATAICGSDLHLYDSMIPGMSNGDILGHEFMGIVEEVGPANTTLKPGDRVVVPFVIACGKCFFCDHKMPAACDNSNPAEKADASEVAYGYAMTGAFGYSHLTGGYAGGQAEYARVPYSDYGPIKIPDGVSDERVLFLSDIFPTGWMAAENAQIKPGDTVAIWGCGPVGLFAIKSAILMGAGRVIAIDHHPRRLELAKQNGAEVLNFHEVKVREALMEMTAGIGPDSCIDAVGMESHGFSPDNIIDAVKQETKILGTDRPHVLRETIMAVRKGGTVSVPGVYGGVADKWPIGAFMEKGLTLKTGQTHVQNYLPELLQLILDNKIDTTDLISHRLPLEQAAEGYKNFKINQNEWTKVVLLPH; this is encoded by the coding sequence ATGCGCGCACTGACCTGGCACGGCAAACACAACGTTCAGGTGGACACTGTCCCCGACCCCAAGATCGTCAATCCCCGCGACGCGATCATCAAGATCACCGCGACCGCCATCTGCGGCTCCGACCTCCACCTCTACGACAGCATGATCCCCGGCATGTCGAACGGCGACATCCTCGGCCATGAGTTCATGGGGATCGTCGAGGAGGTCGGGCCGGCCAACACCACCCTGAAGCCCGGCGACCGGGTGGTGGTGCCCTTCGTCATCGCCTGCGGAAAATGCTTCTTCTGCGATCACAAGATGCCGGCCGCCTGCGACAACTCCAATCCGGCCGAAAAGGCCGACGCCTCGGAAGTCGCCTACGGCTACGCCATGACCGGCGCCTTCGGCTATTCGCACCTGACGGGCGGCTACGCGGGCGGCCAGGCCGAGTATGCGCGAGTGCCCTATTCGGACTATGGGCCGATCAAGATCCCGGACGGCGTTTCAGACGAGCGGGTGCTGTTCCTGTCGGACATCTTCCCCACCGGCTGGATGGCTGCCGAGAACGCCCAGATCAAGCCAGGCGATACGGTCGCCATCTGGGGCTGCGGGCCGGTAGGCCTGTTCGCCATCAAGTCGGCCATACTGATGGGGGCCGGACGGGTCATTGCCATCGACCACCACCCCCGCCGCCTCGAACTGGCGAAGCAGAATGGCGCGGAGGTGCTGAACTTCCACGAGGTGAAGGTTCGCGAGGCCCTGATGGAGATGACGGCCGGCATCGGGCCTGACAGCTGTATCGACGCGGTCGGGATGGAATCGCACGGCTTCTCCCCCGACAACATCATCGACGCTGTGAAGCAGGAGACGAAGATCCTGGGCACCGACCGTCCCCACGTCCTGCGCGAAACCATCATGGCGGTTCGCAAGGGGGGCACGGTTTCGGTCCCCGGCGTCTACGGTGGCGTTGCGGACAAGTGGCCGATCGGCGCCTTCATGGAGAAGGGGCTGACGCTGAAGACGGGGCAAACCCATGTGCAGAACTATCTGCCAGAGCTGCTGCAGCTGATCCTCGACAACAAGATCGACACCACCGACCTGATCTCCCACCGGCTGCCGCTGGAACAGGCGGCCGAGGGCTACAAGAATTTCAAGATCAACCAGAACGAATGGACCAAGGTTGTCCTGCTGCCCCACTGA
- a CDS encoding SRPBCC family protein, producing the protein MSHDPLSTDAEVASPAFSDKDNVGGDYSASSIRAVMINRPRQELYDFWRDFSNLPLFMENVKAVEMLESGRSKWTIAGPGGKDVELVSDITEDVPGEKIAWTSSEDSDLDHEGWIAFKDNAFGRGTEVRVFISYDPPAGALGKVVAKVLQREPRVQARGELRRFKQLMETGEVSTSKAPDAAPRADRHF; encoded by the coding sequence ATGTCCCACGATCCCCTTTCAACCGACGCCGAGGTCGCCTCGCCCGCCTTCAGCGACAAGGACAATGTCGGAGGCGACTATTCGGCGTCGAGCATCCGCGCCGTGATGATCAACCGGCCGCGTCAGGAGCTTTATGACTTCTGGCGCGACTTCTCGAACCTGCCGTTGTTCATGGAGAATGTGAAGGCGGTCGAGATGCTGGAATCCGGTCGTTCGAAATGGACCATCGCCGGCCCCGGCGGCAAGGATGTCGAACTCGTTTCGGACATCACCGAGGACGTGCCCGGCGAGAAGATCGCCTGGACCTCGAGCGAGGACTCCGACCTCGATCACGAAGGCTGGATCGCCTTCAAGGACAACGCCTTCGGGCGCGGCACAGAGGTGCGTGTCTTCATCAGCTATGACCCGCCCGCCGGCGCGCTGGGCAAGGTCGTCGCCAAGGTCCTGCAGCGGGAGCCGCGCGTCCAGGCGCGTGGCGAACTGCGTCGCTTCAAACAGCTGATGGAGACCGGCGAGGTGTCGACTTCGAAAGCGCCCGACGCCGCGCCCCGCGCCGACCGTCACTTCTGA
- a CDS encoding SDR family NAD(P)-dependent oxidoreductase gives MTGASSGIGYELARLFAQDGFDLVVAADTPLAEAKQAFESLGARVETLQTDLSTEEGVQSLYDLVSGRSVDALAANAGHGLGEGFLDQDFGDILHVINTNITGTTRLLHLVGRDMRTRGKGQILLTGSIAGLMPGAFAAVYNASKAYVDSFSFALRNELKDTGVSVTVLMPGPTDTEFFDRAGMEDTVVGQGKKMDPADVAKIGYHAMQRGEGDVVAGVMNKLQAATAAVTPQTALAEVHRRQAEPGGGKH, from the coding sequence GTGACCGGAGCCTCGTCGGGCATCGGCTATGAACTCGCCCGCCTCTTCGCACAGGACGGCTTCGATCTGGTGGTCGCTGCCGACACACCCCTGGCCGAGGCCAAACAGGCGTTCGAGAGCCTGGGCGCCCGGGTCGAAACCCTGCAGACCGACCTGTCGACCGAAGAGGGCGTCCAGTCGCTCTACGACCTCGTATCGGGCCGTTCCGTCGACGCCCTTGCGGCCAATGCGGGCCATGGTCTGGGCGAAGGTTTCCTCGATCAGGACTTCGGCGACATCCTGCATGTGATCAACACCAACATCACCGGCACGACCCGGCTGCTGCATCTGGTCGGGCGGGACATGCGGACACGCGGCAAGGGCCAGATCCTGCTGACCGGCTCCATCGCCGGTCTGATGCCGGGCGCTTTCGCGGCCGTCTACAACGCCTCCAAGGCCTATGTGGACAGCTTCTCATTCGCCCTGCGCAACGAGTTGAAGGACACGGGCGTCAGCGTCACCGTCCTGATGCCGGGACCGACCGACACGGAGTTCTTCGACCGCGCCGGCATGGAAGACACCGTCGTCGGCCAGGGCAAGAAGATGGATCCGGCGGATGTCGCGAAGATCGGCTACCACGCCATGCAGCGCGGCGAAGGCGATGTCGTCGCGGGCGTCATGAACAAGCTTCAGGCCGCGACCGCCGCCGTCACGCCGCAGACTGCGCTGGCGGAGGTGCACCGCAGACAGGCCGAGCCTGGCGGCGGGAAGCACTGA